In Clavibacter californiensis, the sequence AACCCGTGCACGAGCAGCGCGGCGGGGGCGCCGGGTCGCACGGCGCCGTGCTCCCAGCCGCGGAGGGTGCGCCCGCCGTGGTCGAGCTCGAGCGGGGCGACGCGCGGCGCCGGGGTCGCGGCCATCAGTTGCGCCGGTCGGCGAACCCGGCCGGGAGGTCGCCGGGCGCCGTGTCGACGACGGTCTCGTCGTCCGCGCCGACGAACTCGTCGAGCGTGATGTGCGCGAACTCCGGCACGACGTAGATCGGGTACGTGGGGCCGGCGTCGCGGTGCGCGCGCATCTGGTCGAGGTGGTCGTTCTGGAAGAGCACGGTCTTGGATCCGTCCTCCTCCACCCAGCGCGGGAAGAAGATCGTGCCGTGCAGCACGCGCGCGGCCGGGATGATGTTCACGACGACGCTCGTGCCCGTGGGCTCGTTCCACGAGACCTTGAAGACGCCGTCGGCGAGGGCGACGAGGTCGACCGTCTGGTCCTTCACCCAGCGGCCGCCGACCATGCCCGAGTGGATGCGGTAGTCGATGGTCGTGGCGTTCTTCACGTACATCTCGTACTGCCAGCCGTTGGCGTACGTGTAGATGAGACGGTGTCCGACGAGGGGGCTGAGGTCCTGAGCGGGCACGGGGTGCTCGACGCTCGTGGTGATCGTTGTCATGCGCGCATCCTGACACCGGAATGCGTTTGTCACAAGCGCATCTGGCTGGGTATCCTCGGTGCATGCCCTCCGACCCGACCGCCGCCGAGCTGCGGGTCGTCGCCCGGCGACTGGGCTCGGAGGTGGGACCCTTCCGCCGCCGCCTCATGAACGCGTCGCGGAGCGCGGCGGACCTGCCGGACCTGCCGGACGCGCAGGTCGAAGTGCTCCGCCGCCTGGAGGCGATCGGCTGGGCCACGCCCACCCTGCTCGGTCGCGCGCTCGGGCTCGCGCGCTCCACCGTCAGCAACCTCATCCTCGCGATGGAGCGCGACGGCCTCGTCGATCGGCGCCTCGCGAAGGGCGACGGCCGCAGCACCGAGGTGGGCCTCACGGATCACGCGCGGGATCTGCTGCGCACCTTCGACCGCTCGGCCGAGGCCGTGCTCGTGGGCGCCCTCCGCCGTCTCACGCCCGACGAGCGCCACGCCATCGCCCGCGCGCTCCCGGCCCTCGAGGCCCTGCACGCAGCGATAGGGGGCGAGCCCCGGCGCACCGAGGCTGCCGACAAGCCCCACCCATGACCTCTGGGTCCGGGCCCTGCTCGGGACGTCGAGTCCTGGTCGCTCATGGCCCCTGTGGATGGATCGCCATCATGTGCGCGTGGAGGCAGATGATGGCGGCCTTCCCGCAACTTGATCAAAGGAGATCAACATGCACATGCAATCCCGTCCGCGCACCGCCGCCGTCGTGATGGCGCTGGGCGCAATCGTCGCATCGACGTCCATCGCACTCCCCGCCCACGCCGCCACCGAAGACGCTGGCCCAGCTGCGGCCGTCACCAGCTCATCTGCTCCGATGTCCTTCCGAGGCTACGACACGTCTGTGGCCGAGGCGCACGGCTATCGCATCGTGACCGACGCGCATGGACGTCAGACGAGCGTGCCGGTGTCCGCGGAAGCCAAGAGCGAGGTCGTGCTTGACAACGCCCTTCCCGGCGACTGTGGCTCGTCCTTCGTGACCGCGGCCAAGCTGTCCAACGACACGCTGGCCGTCAATACCGGATACGACGTCCCGTTCCCGGTGGCGGAGAAGACCTGGCGGGTCAATGCCGTGTCGGTGTTCTCATCTCATACATTCCCGTGGGATGGACCGAGCGCCGGCGCCTGGTCTGCTCAGGCCGCTGCGACGCTCGTGGGTCCAGGTGTCGCCGTCGTCCCGCTCACCGCGCACGTCGTGGGTGATGACGGAACGGTCTGCTACTCGGCCGGCCCGACCGCGGCGTTCGGATGAGTACCCATGCCGCCTTCGTTGGAGACCCGACGGTAGGCACTCCCCGCCTGGAGGGGAGTGCGTCGTGCTGAAGGAAGAAGCGTCCTCGTCCGCGCATGCATCGAAACCGTCGACCCTCATCAATGATGACGGCTTGATGAAGCTCATGCATATCCGCGACTTGCATGCCCTCGCGGACACCGGCATCCCGCCGTCGCGCTGGCCCGCCACGCCCACTGCCCGACTCGATGGCGATGCGATCCCCGAGGCCGGAGAGCACGTGCGACGTCACTGGCTGGAGGCGATCACCTGGCATGCGGGAGGAGGAGCTAGAAGGCAAGCGACCTTGGTCGCCGCGGATACGGGAGACGTCGCGTCCGTCCGTGACGTGATCGCTCCCCCGTGGGATCGGGACGTCGCGGCCCTCCTTGACCTCGATCGCTACACGGAGTGGTTCTTGGCTCTCCCAGCGGCACCTCACGGCCTCGTACCGCCTGAAAGCGAATCCTCGCGGGTGGCCGCGACGGCAGCAGCGAGACGCGGCCTCGTCGTCATGGTCGTCCTTCCATTGCGTGAACCGCACGCGTCGCAGATCGGGGACGACTGCCTGCTTCTCTCATGGGGTGTCTACTCGGACGAGAGGCAGCGGATGCAGGCGCTGGATGGGTTCGCTCGCGGAGTGGCCGAGTAGGGGAACGCCCAGAAGCGCGGCCGGACGCGACGACGCGCCGCCGGTCGGGGAGCGCATCCCCATCCGACGGCGCGTCGTGATCCTCTGAGCCGCCCGGCCCGGTGTCAGGCCGCGTGCACGGATGCGCGCGGCGCATCCGGCGCGACACCGGCTTCTGCGTCTGCGTCGCAGGAGGGCTGGCCGGTCGCTATGTCCGGACCGGCGACGGCGTTCAGCCGCGCGAGGTACCCGGCGAACGCGTCGAGGTCGTCGCGCGTCCACTCGCCGAGGCCGCGGATCAGGCGGCTGCCGCCCTGGGCGTCGTCCACCTCGATCCCCGCGCGGCCCGCCGGGGTGAGCGCGAGCACGCGAACCCGGCCGTCCTGCGCGTCGGCGCCGACCTCCACGAGCCCCAGCTCCTGGAGCTGGCGGAGCTGCCGGCTGACCACGCTGCGGTCGACCCCGAGCTGGTCGGCGACGGCGCTCGCGTGGGCCGCGCCGCAGCGGCGGATCACGCGGAGCATCTTGTAGCCGATGGGCGGGAGCTCCGGGTGGATCCGCGCGGCGGCCTCCCGGGTCGTGGCCCGGATGCGCGCGGCGAGGGCGGTCATCTGCTCCTCCACCTCGGCGATGCCCGCGGCCACCGCATCCGGGATCCCCTCGGCGACGCCCGGGATGTCCCCCGCTGCGTCGCCCACGGGGGAGCGGTCGACGTCGCTCATCGGCGGGCGTCGACCCCGGCGTCCTCGGCCTCGGGCAGCCGGATCGACCCGGTCGGGTTCGCCTCGCCGGCGGGGGTGAGCGCCACGGCACCGGCGGATGCGCCGATCAGGGCGTCCTCGGCGTCGGTGCGGTGCACCTCGCGGGCGTCGGGCGACGCGGCCTTGTCGCTCTTCAGCTGCACGGCGTTCTTGCTGCCGAGCTGCGCGTTGGGCAGGAAGATCACCGCGATGAGCGACACGATCGCGAGCGGCACGCTGTAGAGGAAGACGTCGCCGATGCCCACGCCGTACGCGCTCTCGACCACGACGCGGACGGCCGGGCTGAGCTGCGAGACCTGCGGGATGACGCCGGAGCCGAGGGCCTGCGCGGCCGCGGCCTGGTCGGCCGGGGCGAGCTTCGTGATCCCCGCGGTGATCTCCGACGCGATGATCGTGCCGAGGATCGAGCCGAGGACCGAGACGCCGACGGTGCCGCCGAGGCTGCGGAAGAACGTGACGGCGCTCGTGGCGACGCCGAGGTTCTTGACCTCGATGGCGTTCTGCACGACGAGGACGAGATTCTGCATGAGCATGCCGAGGCCCGCGCCGAGCACGAACATGTAGATGCCCACGAGCACGAAGTCGGTGTCGTAGCGGAGCGTGGACAGCAGCGAGGTGCCGGCGACGATGAGCACGGCGCCCGAGATCATGATCGCCTTCCACTTGCCGCGGCGGCTGATCAGGTTGCCGAACACGGTCGAGGAGATGAGCAGGCCCGCCATGAGCGGGATGGTGAGCAGGCCCGACTGGGTGGGCGTGGCGCCGCGGGACAGCTGCATGTACTGCGCGAGGAACACCGACGTGCCGAACAGGGAGATGCCGACCGCGAGGCTCGCGAGCACCGACAGGGTGAAGGTGCGGTTGCGGAACATGGTGAGCGGGATGATCGGCTCGGCGACCCGGAGCTCGGTGACGACCGCGGCGATCAGCAGCACGATGGCGCCGCCGGCCATGAGGTACGACGTCATCGACGCCCACTCGAACTGCTTGCCGGCCTGCGACACCCAGATGAGCAGGAGCGAGACGCCGCTGGCGATGAACACCGCGCCGAGGTAGTCGACGTGCACCTTGCGCTTCGGGTGCGCGGGGAGGTGGAGGGTGACCTGCAGCAGGATGATCGCGATGATCGCGATCGGCAGCGCGATGAAGAAGTTCCAGCGCCAGCCGAACGCGTCGGTCACGACGCCGCCGAGGAGCGGGCCGCCGACGGTGCCGACGGCCATGACGGCGCCGAAGAGACCGGCGTAGCGACCGCGGTCACGCGGGCTGATGATGTCGGCCATGATGATCTGGCTCAGCGCCGCGAGTCCGCCGGCGCCGAGGCCCTGGAGCACGCGGAAGACGATGAGCGTCTCGGTGTTCTGAGAGAAGCCGGCGAGCGCGGATCCCAGCACGAAGGTGCCGAGGGCGAGCTGGATGAGCAGCTTGCGGTTGAAGAGGTCGGCGAACTTGCCCCAGAGCGGCGTGCTCACGGTGGTGGCGAGCAGGGTCGCGGTGACGACCCAGGTGTAGCCGGACTGGTCGCCCTTGAGGTCGCTGATGATGATCGGCAGCGAGGTCGAGACGACGGTGCCGGCGAGGATCGAGACGAACATGCCGAGCAGGAGGCCCGAGAGGGACTCCAGGACCTGGCGCTTCGACATGGATCCGTCGGCCGAGACGGTGCGGCGAGGGGCTTTAGCGGATTGCGCGGTGGCCGGGTGGTGCTGGGACATGATCCTCCGGGTAGTTGACTGCAAGCAACCATATGCCGATGGTGGATTGTTGTCAACCATCTCCGCTGGCCGTGGATCCGCTGCCGGGGCCGGGGCCGAGGCCGACGCCGCGTGCGTCGGAGTGGACCGGGAGGGAGCGCCGGTCGACCGACCGGCCTCGATGCGAGGAGGGACCCCATGGCCGATTCGGTGGCGACGGTCCGGCTACCCGTCAAGGACATGACGCGAGCGATGGCGTCCTACCGCGACACGCTCGGTCTCACGATCACGAGCGAGGACGCGGACTGGAGCGAGATCGACGCGGACGGCCTGATGATCGGGCTCGACGCGCGCGAGGAGGCGGGCGGCTCGTCGCGCGGCGGGGCGGTCATCTCGTCCACGCCCGACGGCTCCATCGAGGACGAGCTCGAGCGGATCAAGGCGCGCGGCGCCGAGATCACGGGCGAGATCAGCGACCACGAGTGGGGCCGCATCCTCCCGTTCCAGGACAGCGAGGGCAACGACCTGCAGCTGTGCACGCCGCCGACCGGAGGCTAGTCGCGCAGCCCGCTCACGGCAGCGGCTCGAGGTCGACGTGCACGTCGTCGCCGACCGCGAGGCCGTGGGCGTCGCGGATCGCCCGCTTGACCGGGAGGATCCACGTGCCGTCGCCCTGCGGGAACACGGAGGTGCGCCAGGTCGTGGTGCCGACGCGGACGCGGACGGGGACGGATCCCCAGCCGCGGCGGCCCGCCTCGCCCAGTTCGTGGAGCATCGGGCTGAGGTCGGTGGGCAGGCTCACGAAGGTCCAGAGCGCGCGCCGTGCCTCCCAGGCCCACAGGGGCGCGGTGAAGCCGAGGGGGAGGTCGTCGGTCACCCCTCGACCCTAGGGCGCGCTCACCAACCGGCGCGGTCCGCGATGAGCTCGGCGACCTCGGCGGGGGTGCGGGACGTGGTGTCGATCGCGAGGCCGCCGAGGCCCGCGGCGTCGATGATCGCTGCGAGCTCGGGGGCGCGGGCGCGGTGCCAGGCGAGGGCCGCGGCGTCGTCGTCGTGGCGGGCGTCGAGGCGCGCGAGGACGGCGTCGGGATCTGCGGACAGCCGGACGACCAACGGGTCGCGGGACTCGAGCGCCGCGGCGCAGCGCGGCAGGTCGAGCGCGTCCTCGACGACGGCCGCGACCACCACCACGCGCGCCCCGGCCTCCCGGTAGTTGCGGGAGAGGTCCCCGAGGTTGCGGAGCGCCAGCTCCAGCTGGAACGGATCCTCGGCCGGCGCCGGGTGGAGGAGGCGCACGTCGTCCGCGTCGACCAGCGCGTGCGACAGGCCGCGGGCGCCCAGGAGCGTGCCGAGCGCGTGCATCGTCGTGGTCTTGCCTGCGCCGACCGTGCCGGTGAGGATCACGGCGTCCGTCATCGCACCTCAGCTGCCGCCGGTCACGAGGTGGCACTCGAGCTCGTCCGCGGACGCGGCGACGATCTCGAAGGAGGCGGCGCCCGCGCGGATCGTCACCGTCGACATGCCGACCCAGCGCGTGTGCGGCTCGGCGGTGGTGCTGGAGATGGCGTGGCGGAGGATCCGGAGGCGGTCGATCGAGAGCGTCGCGGTGCGGCGGCGGAGGACCTGGTCGCGGCGGGTGAGGAGCAGCAGCTCGCGCGGGGAGCACGCCGCCACCGCGCCCGCGAGGCTCATCGGCCGGAGCCGCTGCAGCGCGCCCATGAGTCCGTCGGCGGTGGGCACGAGCGGCGTGCGCGGGCGCGACGACAGGTAGCGGAGCTGCGGATCGCGCGCGGCCAGGTCCCAGTACGCCGCCGCGACGCCGGCCTCGTCCTGCCCGACGTCGATGCGCGGCGTCGCCCGTGCGGTCTGCTTCGGGCAGGAGCTCGGCACCCCGGCGGACTCGCCCGCGAGCGTCATCAGCAGCTCGGTCAGCTCCACGACCACGTCGGCGGATGCGCCGTTGAACGGGATCCGCAGGGCCTGGCCGTCGGCCGTGTGCACCGTGAGCAGGCCGTCGAGCAGGTCGACGCGGTCGCGCACGGCCACGAGGCCGGCGAAGGGGATGCGTCGGGCGGTGTACGCGGAGCCGTCGCGCGAGAGCACCTCCAGCTCGCGGTCGCCGACGACGAGGAGGTGGTCGTACAGGTCCATGGTCGGGTCGGTGTCGCGGCGCGGGATGTCGCGCGGGACCTTGAGCACCAGGCGGGCGGCGAACGGGTCGACGCCGTGCGGTCGGTACAGGCGGGGGACCTCGTCGAGGGTGCGGACGGTGTCGATCCACGGGCCGAAGGCGTCGTGCTCGGCGGTTCTTGCGGCTGGCGTCACCACGTGAACGTATACCGCGCGTCGGCGCCCACGGGAGCGGGGACCGTGCCCCATCCGGGGCGATCTCCGTGTGCTAGGGGAGCGGCCGCGTCAGCTCTCGATCAGGTCCCGCTCGGGCGGCACGGAGGTCCACAGCCCCACGACCCGCCGCGCGAGCGCCCGCTCGAGGCCGCCGAGCGCCTTGACCACGAAGATCGTGGTCCGGGCGGGGGATCCGGCCTTGGAGAAGCCGCGGTCGACCGCGCGCACCCACGTCTCCGCGGCGATCTTCGCGGTCGAGTAGTTGGCGCCGCCCGGGTACGGACGCTGCACGGCGGTGGAGGAGACGATGGCGAGACGGCCGGCCTCGGACGCCTGCAGGTCGGCGTCGAAGGCGCGCGTCGTGTTGCGCAGCGTGGTCACGAGCCGCTCGTGCAGGAAGTCCCAGTCGTCGTCGGTCTGGCCCTCGAGGCCGTTGCCGCCGCGCCAGCCGCCGACCAGGTGGATCAGCCCGTCGACGCCGCCGAGCTCGGCGCGGATCCGGCCGGCCAGGTCCACGACGGCCGCGTGGTCGGCGAGGTCGCACACCTCGCGCCGGGACGCATCGACGTCGTCGAGCCGCCCGGCGTCCGTGCCGACCGCGACGACGCGCGCGCCCGCCGCCGTCAACTCGGCGCAGACGGCGCGTCCGGCGGTGCTCGACGCGCCGGCGACCACGACCACGCGGCCGTCGACGCTCACGCGGCCTCCCCCGTGATCCCGGCGGTGGATCCGATGACGTCGCGCATCTTCTTCTCCAGCGCCTCGAAGAACATGCTGAGCGGGAACTCGTCGTCGAGCACGAGGTCCGTCAGGCCCTTCGGCGGCCCGTCGAGCGGCAGCGCGCCGGGTCCCTTCGCCCACGTGGACGCGGGGTGCGGCGTGACCGTCTCCGTCACCATCGCGTACGCGGCCAGCCAGTGCGCGGTCTTGGGCCGGTCGATGGAGCGCCAGTAGAGGTCGTTCACGCGGTCGGCGAGGGCCACGACCACGTCGGCGACGTCGTCCCAGTCGATCGTGAGGCGCGTGTCGGTCCAGTGCAGCACGTGGTGCTGGTGCAGCCACGCGAACAGCAGCTGGCCGCCGAGGCCGTCGTAGTTGCGCACGCGGGATCCGGTGATGGCGAAGCGGAAGATCCGGTCGAAGATCACGGCGTGCTGCACCATGCCGGCGCGCTCGAGCAGCGCGTCGTCGGCGTCGGTGCGCTCGGCGGGATCCACCGCTGCGAGCCGGCGCTGGATCGCGACGGCCTCGCGGAACGCCGTGAGGTCGCAGCGCAGCTCCTCGATCGAGTAGAGGAAGAACGGCATCCGCTGCTTGATCATGAACGGATCGAACGGCAGGTCGCCGCGCATGTGCGTGCGGTCGTGGATGAGGTCCCACATCACGAAGGTCTCCTCCGCGAGCCGCTGGTCCTCCAGCAGGCGCCGGGCGTCGTCCGGCAGCTCGAGCTTCGTGACCTCGGCGGCGTGGCGCACCACGCGGCGGAAGCGCGCGGCCTCGCGGTCGGCGAAGATCGCACCCCAGGTGAAGGTCGGGATCTCGCGCATCGCGACGGTCTCGGGGAACAGCACGGCCGAGTTGGTGTCGTAGCCGGGCGTGAAGTCGACGAAGCGGATGGGGACGAACAGCGCGTTGCCGTAGTCGCCCGCCTCCAGCTCGGCGACGAACTCCGGCCAGACGACCTCGATGAGCACGGCCTCGACGAGCCTGGACGCGCTGCCGTTCTGCGTGGTCATCGGGAAGACGACGAGGTGCCGGATCCCGTCCACCCGGTCGCGCTGCGGCTGGAACGCGTTCAGGGAGTCGAGGAAGTCCGGCACGCCGAGCCCGGCGTCGACCCATCGCGCGAAGTCCACGTCGAGCGCCGCGAGGTAGGCGGCGTCGTGCGGGAAGAGCGGGGCGAGCGCGCGGGCGGAGTCGCGGATGGTCTGGATCAGCCGCCCGGCCTCCGCATGGTGCGCCGTGTCGGGGACCGAACCGTCCTTCACCTGCATCGGCTGGAGCGCCACGGCGGCGTCCTTGAGGGCGAGCCAGGCGGGGGAGGAGGCGACGGAGCGCACGTCCTCCACGACCTCGGGCTCGCCGATGACGGCTGCGGTGGGTGCGGCGCTGGACATGGATCGACCTCCGATCGTGCGGGTGGCGTGCGGTGCCTCCACCGTATCCGCGGGATCGGCGCCGGATCGTGTCCCGTGTGCCGGATCCGCGCGTGGATCGGCGCGGCCGCGCAGCATCCGTGCGCGAACGGCGAGGCCTACGCCTCGTCGTCCGCCGGGACGGGCGTCGTCGTCCCCGTCTCGTGGTCGCGCCGCAGCACCGCGTAGCCGACGGACGCGCGCGGTTCGCCGCCCGCGACGGGCCAGCCGTCGCGGTAGTGCGCCTCCTTCACGAAGCCCGCGCGCACGAGCACGCGGCGCATCGGCAGGTTGTCGTCGCGCGTCTGCGCCTCGAAGCGCGTCACGTGCGGGTACGAGCCGAACACGTGCGCGGTCAGCGCGCGCACCACCGTCGCGCCGAGCCCGCGACCGCGCGCGGCCTCCGCGAGCCGCAGGTCGAACAGCACGCCGGGATCCTCGAGGTCGTCCAGCACGACGAGGCCCACGCGGCCGGATCCCGCGACCTCGATCCAGAGGGCG encodes:
- a CDS encoding GNAT family N-acetyltransferase, with protein sequence MPDTPPASPAVALVPVDVERDRDALREFLTSNAFPFHVRPAPTAEDVEARISAGDFDGPEHAALWIEVAGSGRVGLVVLDDLEDPGVLFDLRLAEAARGRGLGATVVRALTAHVFGSYPHVTRFEAQTRDDNLPMRRVLVRAGFVKEAHYRDGWPVAGGEPRASVGYAVLRRDHETGTTTPVPADDEA
- a CDS encoding MarR family winged helix-turn-helix transcriptional regulator; this encodes MPSDPTAAELRVVARRLGSEVGPFRRRLMNASRSAADLPDLPDAQVEVLRRLEAIGWATPTLLGRALGLARSTVSNLILAMERDGLVDRRLAKGDGRSTEVGLTDHARDLLRTFDRSAEAVLVGALRRLTPDERHAIARALPALEALHAAIGGEPRRTEAADKPHP
- a CDS encoding SDR family oxidoreductase, producing the protein MSVDGRVVVVAGASSTAGRAVCAELTAAGARVVAVGTDAGRLDDVDASRREVCDLADHAAVVDLAGRIRAELGGVDGLIHLVGGWRGGNGLEGQTDDDWDFLHERLVTTLRNTTRAFDADLQASEAGRLAIVSSTAVQRPYPGGANYSTAKIAAETWVRAVDRGFSKAGSPARTTIFVVKALGGLERALARRVVGLWTSVPPERDLIES
- a CDS encoding DUF6421 family protein, which encodes MSSAAPTAAVIGEPEVVEDVRSVASSPAWLALKDAAVALQPMQVKDGSVPDTAHHAEAGRLIQTIRDSARALAPLFPHDAAYLAALDVDFARWVDAGLGVPDFLDSLNAFQPQRDRVDGIRHLVVFPMTTQNGSASRLVEAVLIEVVWPEFVAELEAGDYGNALFVPIRFVDFTPGYDTNSAVLFPETVAMREIPTFTWGAIFADREAARFRRVVRHAAEVTKLELPDDARRLLEDQRLAEETFVMWDLIHDRTHMRGDLPFDPFMIKQRMPFFLYSIEELRCDLTAFREAVAIQRRLAAVDPAERTDADDALLERAGMVQHAVIFDRIFRFAITGSRVRNYDGLGGQLLFAWLHQHHVLHWTDTRLTIDWDDVADVVVALADRVNDLYWRSIDRPKTAHWLAAYAMVTETVTPHPASTWAKGPGALPLDGPPKGLTDLVLDDEFPLSMFFEALEKKMRDVIGSTAGITGEAA
- a CDS encoding DHA2 family efflux MFS transporter permease subunit, whose product is MSKRQVLESLSGLLLGMFVSILAGTVVSTSLPIIISDLKGDQSGYTWVVTATLLATTVSTPLWGKFADLFNRKLLIQLALGTFVLGSALAGFSQNTETLIVFRVLQGLGAGGLAALSQIIMADIISPRDRGRYAGLFGAVMAVGTVGGPLLGGVVTDAFGWRWNFFIALPIAIIAIILLQVTLHLPAHPKRKVHVDYLGAVFIASGVSLLLIWVSQAGKQFEWASMTSYLMAGGAIVLLIAAVVTELRVAEPIIPLTMFRNRTFTLSVLASLAVGISLFGTSVFLAQYMQLSRGATPTQSGLLTIPLMAGLLISSTVFGNLISRRGKWKAIMISGAVLIVAGTSLLSTLRYDTDFVLVGIYMFVLGAGLGMLMQNLVLVVQNAIEVKNLGVATSAVTFFRSLGGTVGVSVLGSILGTIIASEITAGITKLAPADQAAAAQALGSGVIPQVSQLSPAVRVVVESAYGVGIGDVFLYSVPLAIVSLIAVIFLPNAQLGSKNAVQLKSDKAASPDAREVHRTDAEDALIGASAGAVALTPAGEANPTGSIRLPEAEDAGVDARR
- a CDS encoding phenolic acid decarboxylase is translated as MTTITTSVEHPVPAQDLSPLVGHRLIYTYANGWQYEMYVKNATTIDYRIHSGMVGGRWVKDQTVDLVALADGVFKVSWNEPTGTSVVVNIIPAARVLHGTIFFPRWVEEDGSKTVLFQNDHLDQMRAHRDAGPTYPIYVVPEFAHITLDEFVGADDETVVDTAPGDLPAGFADRRN
- a CDS encoding zeta toxin family protein — its product is MTDAVILTGTVGAGKTTTMHALGTLLGARGLSHALVDADDVRLLHPAPAEDPFQLELALRNLGDLSRNYREAGARVVVVAAVVEDALDLPRCAAALESRDPLVVRLSADPDAVLARLDARHDDDAAALAWHRARAPELAAIIDAAGLGGLAIDTTSRTPAEVAELIADRAGW
- a CDS encoding DUF1905 domain-containing protein; translation: MTDDLPLGFTAPLWAWEARRALWTFVSLPTDLSPMLHELGEAGRRGWGSVPVRVRVGTTTWRTSVFPQGDGTWILPVKRAIRDAHGLAVGDDVHVDLEPLP
- a CDS encoding MarR family winged helix-turn-helix transcriptional regulator, which produces MSDVDRSPVGDAAGDIPGVAEGIPDAVAAGIAEVEEQMTALAARIRATTREAAARIHPELPPIGYKMLRVIRRCGAAHASAVADQLGVDRSVVSRQLRQLQELGLVEVGADAQDGRVRVLALTPAGRAGIEVDDAQGGSRLIRGLGEWTRDDLDAFAGYLARLNAVAGPDIATGQPSCDADAEAGVAPDAPRASVHAA
- a CDS encoding VOC family protein, with the protein product MADSVATVRLPVKDMTRAMASYRDTLGLTITSEDADWSEIDADGLMIGLDAREEAGGSSRGGAVISSTPDGSIEDELERIKARGAEITGEISDHEWGRILPFQDSEGNDLQLCTPPTGG